The genomic window CACCAGCCTCCAGCCTCGCTTCCCATGCTGGTGCCGCAGCGTTTTCGCTTCTGAAGGACTGAGGCAAGGCACAATTATTAAATTAGAGTACGAGGCAGTGGAAACGCGGCCGCTTTAGGCACGATTTTATACCTGCCTGCACCGTACCCCCTCTCAGACCgccttggggtgctggggtccGACCCCTCGCCCCTCCGCACCCCCCCTGGGATCCCACCTGCGTGCAGCAGCCTCTTCTGGGGGGGGGATCGAGGGGGTGCTGCGgagccccccccatcccctcatccgcgctgcggggccggggggcggcgctGGCCGCGGGGCGCTGCCGTCGGGGCCGCACCGAGAGACGCCGCCCCcgccggggggggcccggcccggcccccgtGGGCACGGCGACACCGGCGGCAGGCGGAGGGCAGCAGAGCcgagcccagccctgcacagccgGGATGCGGGCTCCGGCCGCCGCCCGGCTCTGAGcgccccctctgctccccccccgGAGCCTCCGGGGCTCGTCGGGGCGCCCATGGCCGGCTCGGAGCAGCCCCCGGCGGCGGCCGGGACCGACGGGGGGCTCGGGGACCGCTCCCTGAGCCAGGGCTTGAGcgtgctggtggggctggcgCTGTGCGTGAccatgctggggctgggctgcgccgtggagctggggcagctgggccagcagctgcGGCGGCCcgtgggggtgctgctggcgcTGCTGGGGCAGTTCGTGGCCATGCCGCTGCTGGCCTTCCTCCTCGCCCTCCTCTTCGCCCTGGACGAGGTGGCGGCCGTGGCCGTGCTGCTGTGCGGCTGCTGCCCCGGGGGAAACCTCTCCAACCTCATGTCGGTGCTCGTCGACGGGGACATGAACCTCAGGTAGGCGCCCTGccgagccccctgcccctgccttgAAACACCCCAGGGAGGGGGTGATCTGGCGGCGATCCGGCGGTGATCCGGCGTCTCTGTCCCTCGCAGCATTATCATGACCGCCTCGTCCACGCTGCTGGCCCTGTTCCTGATGCCGCTGTGCCTCTGGGTGTACAGCCGCCACTGGATCAACACGGCGCtggtgcagctgctgcccctggggGCGGTGAGCCTGACGCTgggcagcaccctgctgcccaTCGGCCTGGGGGTGCTCGTCCGATACCGGCACCCCCGCGCCGCCGACCTGCTGGTTAAGGTAGGGACCCCCCGACGGGGCGGCCTGGGAGGGCACCCCGGGGACGGGGAGGGAGGTCCCCGGGGGGCTGTGGTGGAAGGTGGTGGTGGGAATGAGAGGGaaaggcaggggaagggcagggggtgCAGGCTGAGCCCCCAAGGGGAGGCTgccccctgtccctgctgcgcctggggctggggaagccCACTGAAGGCACAGCCACTCTCCCTCAGACCATGCAGGCAAAATGACCTCGCGGCGAAAGGAACGGGCAGCACAAGCCCACTGCTCTGATTTCCCATCAAATCACCCTGAAGGACAATGGTTGGGGCGATTTCAGCCCCTTCCCTTCTTGGGATAAGAGCAAAGACCTCCAAACTCCTGGGCAAGGAGCAAAGAcaggaacagcagcacagccaccctCTGCAATTCACTCTCTGTCAAGCCTCTAGTTGCTTTTAAACTAATAACCCCTGTGTCATTTGTCAATGTCTGTGTCTGTGCCAGATCTCCCTGTGGTCCCTCCTGGTGACTCTGGTGATCCTGTTCATCCTGACGGGGACCATGCTGGGACCAGAGCTGATGGCACACATTCCTGCATCCGTCTACGCCATCGCGGTGCTGATGCCTCTGGCGGGGTACGCCTTGGGATACGGCTTAGCCACCGTCTTTAAAATGCCCCCGCACTGCAGGAGAACGGTCTCGTTGGAAACAGGGTGCCAAAACGTCCAGCTCTGCACCGCCATCCTAAAACTCACCTTCCCCCCGCAGCTCATAGGGAGCATGTACATGTTCCCCTTGCTTTACGCGCTGTTTCAGTCGGCAGAAGCGGGACTCTTTGTGCTGGCGTACAAGATGTATGGGAGAGACAGCTACAAACAAGAGGCGCTCGGCGAAGAGGAAGACACGGATATTTCCTACAAGAAGCTGAAAGAAGAGGAGGTGGCTGACACCTCGTACGGCACGGTGACCGCGGAGGAGCGCGGCTCGGTTCCGATGGAGCCGACGCAGACCGCGCTTTAGGCACGACACCACGGTGATGCCCAGGGCCGGGCCCACCGCTGTTCCAGCTGCTCCCATCGTATGAggtgatgtgtgtgtgtgtgttgccgTTGTGTTTCCTCAAACGTGTgtataaaaattacaaaaaaagaagaaaaaaaggaaaaaactacCATTGCGACGCATCCCGATGACCATACATCTTCGTGCAAGGAGGCCCCCATCCAcctgagcacagcaggagcGGTGCGAGGAAGGAGCCCAGCGTTTTGGAGGAGTCGAAGCGATGCAGCACCAGGGCGGGCGGGTGGGCGAAGCACCTTGCACGCGTGTACCCCCGTGCTCCCCCCGCTGTAACGCCGCCGCGCTCCTTGTCCTCCCCGCAAATACACGGCCGAGCTGAGCCAAACGTGGTCCCCGCTGCTTCATCCCGCGGGGGGCTCGGGTAGGGAGGGCTGCACGGCCCCGGGACCCCTCCggcagggccggggccgggaggaggctgcggggcAGGCGCCGTCGGGGGCGGGCGGGAGGGGGCCGTGCCCCACCCCGGGGGTATTTAAGGCCCCCGGGGGGCAGCGCTGAGCCCTGCGCGATGTCGGAGGAGGCGATGGAGAGCTACCTGTATGCCGCCTACCCGCCCTACTCCTACCGCTACCCGCAGCCCAAGGGCAaggcgggggctgcgggcggctggcggccccgggggggcggctACTTCTCGGCTTatggggaggcagcagcggcggcggccgaGTACTTCGACAACTACCAGCGGGCGCAGCTGAAGGCCATCCTGTCGCAGGTGAACCCCAACCTGACGCCGCGGCTCCGCAAGGCCAACACCAAGGAGGTGGGCGTGCAGGTGAACCCGCGGCAGGACGCCTCGGTGCAGTGCTCGCTGGGGCCCCGCACGCTGCTCCgccgccggcccggccccgccgccaggCTCCGCGAAGCCGATGCGGAGCAGGATGCGGAGCGGGATGCGGAGCGGTACccggagcaggagcagggcagccccgccaccaccagcacccGCGCCGTGCGCTTCCCCCGCACCATCGCCGTCTACTCGCCCGTGGCGTCCCGCAGGCTCACCGCCTTCCTGGAGGAGCCCGAGCaggagccccccgccgccggggAGGAGGCGGCCGAGAAGCAGCGGCGGGAGGCGGAGGCGGCCGCCGTGCGGGCCAGCTGGGAGAAGCCCCCCGAGGGTGAGGGCGAGGCCAAGGCTGAGGCTGAGCCGCTGGAGCAGCGCCCGGCCGCTGCCCCGGGGCCGGAGGGGAGccgggagcaggaggagaag from Anas acuta chromosome 4, bAnaAcu1.1, whole genome shotgun sequence includes these protein-coding regions:
- the ZAR1 gene encoding zygote arrest protein 1, with protein sequence MSEEAMESYLYAAYPPYSYRYPQPKGKAGAAGGWRPRGGGYFSAYGEAAAAAAEYFDNYQRAQLKAILSQVNPNLTPRLRKANTKEVGVQVNPRQDASVQCSLGPRTLLRRRPGPAARLREADAEQDAERDAERYPEQEQGSPATTSTRAVRFPRTIAVYSPVASRRLTAFLEEPEQEPPAAGEEAAEKQRREAEAAAVRASWEKPPEGEGEAKAEAEPLEQRPAAAPGPEGSREQEEKEQEKEEKEQEEKEQEARAEPPAAAQKREAAPGKTRLRFQFLEQKYGYYHCKDCNIRWESAYVWCVQGTNKVYFRQFCRTCQKSYNPYRVEDITCQSCKQTRCTCPVKLRHVDPKRPHRQDLCGRCKGKRLSCDSTFSFKYII
- the SLC10A4 gene encoding sodium/bile acid cotransporter 4 yields the protein MAGSEQPPAAAGTDGGLGDRSLSQGLSVLVGLALCVTMLGLGCAVELGQLGQQLRRPVGVLLALLGQFVAMPLLAFLLALLFALDEVAAVAVLLCGCCPGGNLSNLMSVLVDGDMNLSIIMTASSTLLALFLMPLCLWVYSRHWINTALVQLLPLGAVSLTLGSTLLPIGLGVLVRYRHPRAADLLVKISLWSLLVTLVILFILTGTMLGPELMAHIPASVYAIAVLMPLAGYALGYGLATVFKMPPHCRRTVSLETGCQNVQLCTAILKLTFPPQLIGSMYMFPLLYALFQSAEAGLFVLAYKMYGRDSYKQEALGEEEDTDISYKKLKEEEVADTSYGTVTAEERGSVPMEPTQTAL